In one window of Anaerobacillus alkaliphilus DNA:
- the ablB gene encoding putative beta-lysine N-acetyltransferase: MGVPYISNTETGPDFFIDVTIDFINERIRVDDYRGNINSIMARMKALAEQYSFTKVIIKARGEDWRELLARGYTLEGMIDRYFNGSDAYFMVYYLNDNRRTSLTLEKEDEMCEKIFLLPTAQSSQLPDGYLMRLAGSNDCQALAELYGRVFQTYPTPMNEPEYIRKVMDDGTIFFVVEWKGEIVSAASAEVNEAYHNAEMTDCATLPEHRKYGFMQLLLSGLEQELTKKQIYCAYSLARAQSYGMNACLKKLDYQYRGRLMNNCIMNGAYENMNVWVKRLV; this comes from the coding sequence ATGGGAGTACCTTATATAAGCAACACGGAAACAGGTCCAGACTTCTTTATCGATGTTACGATTGATTTTATAAATGAAAGAATTAGAGTCGATGATTATCGAGGGAATATAAATTCAATCATGGCAAGAATGAAAGCGTTAGCGGAACAATATTCTTTTACAAAGGTAATTATAAAAGCGAGAGGTGAGGATTGGCGTGAATTATTGGCTCGAGGCTACACTTTAGAAGGGATGATTGATCGGTACTTTAACGGTAGTGATGCCTATTTTATGGTTTATTATTTGAATGATAATCGTCGAACAAGCCTTACGTTGGAAAAAGAAGATGAAATGTGTGAGAAGATCTTTCTTTTACCCACCGCACAATCTAGTCAACTTCCAGATGGCTACTTAATGAGACTCGCTGGTTCTAACGATTGCCAAGCACTAGCAGAACTTTATGGAAGAGTGTTTCAAACCTATCCAACACCAATGAATGAACCCGAGTATATCAGAAAAGTCATGGACGATGGAACAATCTTTTTTGTAGTTGAATGGAAGGGTGAGATTGTTAGTGCTGCTTCTGCTGAAGTCAATGAGGCTTATCATAACGCTGAAATGACGGATTGCGCGACTCTGCCAGAACATCGAAAATATGGATTTATGCAGTTGTTGTTGTCAGGTTTAGAACAAGAGTTAACGAAGAAACAGATCTATTGTGCCTATTCATTGGCGAGAGCCCAATCCTACGGCATGAATGCTTGTTTAAAAAAGCTAGACTATCAGTATCGAGGTAGGTTAATGAACAACTGTATCATGAACGGTGCCTATGAAAATATGAATGTTTGGGTGAAACGACTTGTGTAA
- a CDS encoding YokU family protein, whose protein sequence is MMECMWCERKDIEETTKDCYWILPDGTDAVEILQIPALLCKDCGSYLTDEMNHEIDMALYARELPQGKREITHQELMSAPYRNIFELKK, encoded by the coding sequence ATGATGGAATGTATGTGGTGTGAGCGAAAAGACATAGAAGAAACAACGAAAGATTGTTATTGGATATTACCTGATGGAACGGATGCAGTTGAAATACTTCAAATTCCTGCCTTGTTATGCAAGGATTGTGGATCTTATTTAACAGATGAAATGAACCATGAGATAGATATGGCTTTGTACGCAAGAGAACTGCCTCAAGGGAAAAGAGAAATTACTCATCAAGAACTGATGAGTGCGCCTTATCGAAATATATTTGAGTTGAAAAAGTGA